The genomic segment AGATGTTTTGGAACTACGTATTGTACTTCAAACTTGCGCGAGGATTAACGGTAACTGGCTCTTATCCTCCGAACAAATAGAAAAGATAAAACGAACAAAAGCAGGGTTGATTGTAGATAGAGGTGATATGGAGAACCCAAAAGTCGAACTTTATTTTCTGGTTATTGGTGAATTAGTTAAAGAAACGCCTTTACTAAAACCTAGCCTTTTCGGGGAACGATAAATACCGAAATAATATAAAGAATGACTCCCGGAAAAATTCCGGTTAAAATAACCAGCGCGACAAAAGCTAGTCTCAGGATTGTGGGATCTACGTCAAAATACTCCCCAAGTCCCCCAAGAACTCCGGCAAACACTTTGTCTTTTCTTGATCTATAAAGTTTTTTCTGTACTACCATTTTGGTGGGCCCAGATGGGATCGAACCATCGACCTCCGTCTTCTTTTTGCGTAGCAAAAATATAATTTGAAAAATCGTGTGGGTCTGAAAGGAATCGAACCTTTGACCCTCGTCTTATCAGGACGATGCTCTACCACTGAGCCACAGACCCATAAATTTTTCAAAATCTCTCAGGACGACGCCGAGTCAAACTCGGCTGACACGTTTAACGTGTCGCCCTACTTCACCCCATCTAAAGGCGGGGCAAGTTGAGCCACAAGCCCATTTTGAGGCCTGGATCGGAATATCTTCCTCTTTAGTAGACTAAAGAGCGATATTTTTCGCTTACGCGAAAAAGTGAACCGAATCCCTGCTTGAGGCGCAGAGGGGAATCGAACCCCTGCATCGAGGTTTTGCAGACCCCAGCGTTACCACTTCGCCACTGCGCCACTTTCATAAACTCTACGCCTGCCTGGACTTTACCCTGAGTTCATCGAGGGGACTTGGCTACCAGGCCATTTTTTTACTATCTACCTTGGAAATTATCCCTTGAATCCATTCTCATTTCCGCCCCTTTGCAGACAGCCATACCAAGACTTAGTGCTCCTATCCCACCACCAAGTAGCACTCCGTTAGCGGAAACTCCTCCCGCAATGGATCCTAGTGCTCCCACTTTTCTTAAAGCTTCTCCCGCCCTATGCACTTGTTCGGCACGAGGCATGTTTACATGAGGTCTCTCCACTTTATTGTTTACCTTTCATTAGGGCCCAACCGGCACCCATAGAGACTACACCGACAGACATAAATACGGCTATTCCTAGCCCAGCTCCGGCAACCGCCAGAACGGCACCTGCTTTAAAAAGGCGCGAATCCCAGACCGTTTTACGTTCTGCACTAGCTTGTCTCTCTGTCATGGCTGTGCAAATTTTATCATAAAGTATGTCAGGTATCATGTGACAGGAGATCAAGAAGAATTAGCACAAAAAAAGTGCCATTTTTACATGACACTTGCAACCGATACTTGAAACTCTAAATTGAATTTCAAAAAGTGGTACCCAATACTCTTCTTATTAAGAGACCTGTTTAAGGCTACAGGTAGCCCACTGATTTTAACGATTCCAGTAAATCGTCACTTCCGACACGTGAGAGTCGGAAACGTTTTGGAACAAAAAACCGAAGTTTTATGTTCACAGTCTCCTTAGAAAGGAGGTGATCCATCCGCTCCTTCCAGAACGGAT from the Candidatus Curtissbacteria bacterium genome contains:
- a CDS encoding PspC domain-containing protein; translation: MVVQKKLYRSRKDKVFAGVLGGLGEYFDVDPTILRLAFVALVILTGIFPGVILYIISVFIVPRKG